A stretch of Pseudomonas sp. CCC3.1 DNA encodes these proteins:
- a CDS encoding IS110 family transposase, translated as MPTDVSKCTVIAVDLAKRVFQVAGQDAFGLTVYEERINSREAFHAFLRKLPTSVTVLVETGPGAQAWAQLLKTQGNPVRILPAQHVANHRSGPKNDRNDALAILRAGRDINISSVPVKSAAALAMQALHRVRQGYVRRRTAMSNQMRGLLLEHGLAMAQGEAAISQVIPRILEDASQPLPDLLRELIDELLGEWSQLGERINVLTGRLETAAKNDETAKRLMTVRGIGPIISTAVIAKQTEPERFANARQFAAYFGLVPKQHSSGEKVRLGKMSKHGDAYLRSLAIQGAHAVLRQVRTDSEDPDDRRLQRWVSKLGRKEAAVRLANRNLRIIWVLLQNDQTYRRQVSNGQEAAMS; from the coding sequence ATGCCAACCGATGTTTCGAAATGCACCGTCATCGCCGTAGACCTGGCTAAAAGGGTCTTCCAGGTGGCTGGCCAGGATGCCTTTGGCCTAACGGTGTATGAGGAGCGCATCAATTCACGTGAGGCCTTTCATGCATTTCTTCGGAAATTGCCAACAAGCGTAACCGTGTTGGTGGAGACAGGTCCGGGGGCTCAGGCATGGGCGCAATTGCTGAAAACCCAAGGCAATCCTGTCCGGATATTGCCAGCCCAGCATGTCGCCAATCACCGCAGCGGACCCAAGAACGATCGCAACGATGCACTGGCTATCTTGCGCGCAGGGCGAGATATCAATATCTCGTCGGTACCGGTCAAGAGTGCTGCTGCCTTGGCCATGCAAGCTCTTCATCGTGTCCGGCAAGGTTACGTGCGCCGTCGCACAGCAATGAGTAATCAGATGCGCGGCCTGTTGCTAGAGCATGGTCTTGCCATGGCGCAGGGCGAAGCAGCAATCAGCCAGGTTATCCCCCGGATTCTGGAGGATGCCAGCCAACCATTGCCTGACCTGTTACGCGAATTGATAGATGAGTTACTGGGCGAATGGAGTCAGTTGGGCGAGCGCATCAATGTACTGACCGGTCGACTGGAAACAGCGGCAAAAAATGACGAAACAGCCAAACGGCTGATGACCGTACGCGGTATCGGCCCAATTATTTCTACAGCAGTGATCGCTAAACAAACCGAACCTGAGCGCTTTGCCAACGCGCGGCAGTTCGCTGCTTACTTCGGCTTGGTGCCCAAGCAGCACAGCAGCGGCGAGAAAGTCCGATTGGGCAAGATGAGCAAGCATGGCGATGCCTACTTGCGAAGCTTGGCGATTCAGGGCGCTCACGCGGTGTTGAGACAGGTACGCACTGATTCAGAGGATCCAGATGACCGGCGCTTGCAACGCTGGGTCTCAAAGTTGGGTCGCAAAGAGGCGGCCGTTCGGTTAGCCAACCGAAACTTGCGCATCATCTGGGTGCTGTTACAAAACGACCAAACGTATCGCCGCCAAGTGAGCAACGGCCAAGAGGCAGCGATGAGTTAA
- a CDS encoding RNA pyrophosphohydrolase: protein MIDPDGFRPNVGIILTNDAGQVLWARRINQDAWQFPQGGINPDETPEDALYRELNEEVGLEREDVEILACTRGWLRYRLPQRLVRTHSQPLCIGQKQKWFLLRLVSNEQRVRMDLTGKPEFDGWRWVSYWYPLGQVVTFKREVYRRALKELAPRLLTRA, encoded by the coding sequence GTGATCGACCCCGATGGTTTCCGTCCTAATGTCGGGATTATTCTGACAAATGACGCCGGACAGGTACTGTGGGCTCGCCGAATCAATCAAGACGCGTGGCAGTTTCCACAGGGCGGTATCAACCCTGACGAAACGCCAGAAGACGCCTTGTACCGCGAGCTGAACGAAGAAGTTGGCCTTGAACGCGAAGATGTAGAAATACTCGCCTGCACGCGAGGCTGGTTGCGCTATCGTTTGCCGCAACGACTGGTCCGTACCCACAGCCAACCGCTGTGTATCGGTCAGAAGCAAAAGTGGTTTTTGCTGCGCCTGGTCTCGAATGAGCAGCGGGTGCGGATGGATTTAACCGGTAAACCGGAATTCGATGGCTGGCGCTGGGTCAGCTATTGGTATCCGTTGGGCCAGGTGGTGACATTCAAGCGCGAGGTCTACCGTCGCGCTCTCAAAGAGCTTGCCCCGCGCCTTTTAACGCGCGCCTGA
- the rpiA gene encoding ribose-5-phosphate isomerase RpiA, translated as MTQDQLKQAVAQAAVDFILPKLDDKSIVGVGTGSTANCFIDALALHKGAFDGAVASSEATAARLKGHGIPVYELNTVSDLEFYVDGADESDENLNLIKGGGAALTREKIVAAVAKTFICIADASKLVPVLGAFPLPVEVIPMARSHVARELVKLGGDPVYREGVVTDNGNIIIDVFNMQITNPVELERQINAIVGVVTNGLFAARPADLLLLGTPEGVKTLSK; from the coding sequence ATGACCCAGGATCAACTCAAACAGGCCGTTGCCCAGGCAGCTGTCGACTTCATCCTTCCAAAACTGGATGACAAGAGCATCGTTGGGGTCGGCACCGGCTCCACGGCCAACTGCTTCATCGACGCACTGGCCTTGCACAAGGGCGCATTCGACGGCGCCGTGGCCAGCTCCGAAGCCACCGCCGCTCGCCTGAAAGGCCACGGCATTCCGGTGTATGAGCTGAACACTGTCAGCGACCTGGAGTTCTACGTGGACGGCGCCGATGAGAGCGACGAGAACCTGAACTTGATCAAAGGCGGCGGCGCAGCCCTGACCCGCGAAAAAATCGTCGCGGCCGTGGCTAAAACCTTTATCTGCATCGCCGACGCCAGCAAGCTGGTGCCGGTACTGGGCGCGTTCCCGCTGCCGGTTGAAGTGATCCCGATGGCCCGCAGCCACGTGGCCCGCGAGTTGGTCAAACTGGGCGGCGACCCGGTCTACCGTGAAGGCGTGGTGACTGATAACGGCAACATCATCATCGACGTGTTCAACATGCAGATCACCAACCCGGTGGAGCTGGAGCGTCAAATCAACGCCATCGTCGGTGTCGTGACCAACGGCTTGTTCGCTGCCCGTCCGGCCGACCTGCTATTGCTGGGCACACCTGAAGGCGTGAAAACCCTGAGCAAGTAA
- a CDS encoding HAD family hydrolase, producing MRLALFDLDNTLLGGDSDHAWGDYLCRRGILDGDAYKARNDEFYQDYLAGKLDNAAYLNFSMEIFGRHDMAQLDQWHREFMRDCIDELMLPKALKLLAEHRAAGDTLVIITATNRFITAPIAAKLGVEHLIATECEIVDGRYTGRSADVPCFREGKVTRLNRWMAENGHTLKGSYFYSDSMNDLPLLEQVTHPVAVDPDENLRAEAQKRGWPVISLRD from the coding sequence ATGCGTCTGGCTTTATTCGACTTGGATAACACCCTTTTGGGCGGTGACAGCGATCACGCGTGGGGCGACTACCTGTGCCGACGCGGCATTCTCGACGGTGACGCCTACAAGGCCCGTAACGACGAGTTTTACCAGGATTACCTGGCCGGCAAGCTGGATAACGCCGCCTATCTTAATTTCAGCATGGAAATTTTTGGCCGCCATGACATGGCTCAACTCGATCAATGGCACCGCGAATTCATGCGCGACTGCATTGACGAACTGATGCTGCCAAAAGCGCTAAAACTGTTGGCCGAACACCGCGCTGCGGGCGATACGCTGGTGATCATCACCGCGACCAACCGTTTTATCACCGCTCCGATTGCTGCCAAGCTGGGCGTGGAACATTTGATCGCCACCGAATGCGAGATCGTCGATGGCCGTTACACCGGCCGCAGCGCCGACGTACCGTGCTTCCGTGAAGGCAAAGTGACACGCCTGAACCGCTGGATGGCAGAAAACGGCCACACCCTCAAAGGCAGCTACTTCTACAGCGATTCGATGAACGACTTGCCGTTGCTGGAGCAAGTGACCCACCCCGTGGCCGTCGACCCGGATGAAAACTTGCGCGCAGAAGCGCAGAAGCGTGGCTGGCCAGTGATTTCGCTGCGCGATTAA
- the ilvA gene encoding threonine ammonia-lyase, biosynthetic encodes MLEQYVKKILTSRVYDVAVETPLQTANQLSLRLGNQILLKREDLQPVYSFKIRGAYNKLTQLSDAERACGVVTASAGNHAQGLALAAKVLGVKATIVMPKTTPEIKIEGVRSRGGIVVLHGDSFPEALAYSLQLVEQEGYVYVHPYDDPHTIAGQGTVAMEILRQHPAPLDAIFVPVGGGGLIAGIAAYVKYLRPDIKIIGVEPDDSNCLQAAMAAGERVVLPTVGIFADGVAVAQIGQHTFDICKDYVDEVITVSTDEICAAIKDIFDDTRSITEPAGALGVAGIKKYVEQRGVRGQTLVAIDSGANVNFDRLRHVAERAELGEGREAIIAVTIPEVPGSFKAFCQAVGKRQITEFNYRYHTGSEAHIFVGVQTHPENDPRSALLASLTEQGFPVVDLTENELAKLHIRHMVGGHAAKVSDELLFRFEFPERPGALFNFLNKLGGRWNISMFHYRNHGAADGRVMAGLQVPADERHLVPAALAEIGYPYWDESDNPAYQLFLG; translated from the coding sequence ATGCTCGAACAGTACGTTAAGAAGATCCTCACCTCGCGCGTTTATGACGTTGCCGTAGAAACCCCCTTGCAGACGGCCAATCAGTTGTCCCTGCGTCTGGGCAACCAGATTTTGCTCAAGCGCGAAGACTTGCAGCCGGTGTACTCGTTCAAGATTCGTGGCGCTTATAACAAGCTCACGCAATTGAGTGACGCCGAGCGCGCATGCGGCGTAGTGACTGCATCGGCAGGCAACCATGCGCAGGGCCTGGCGCTGGCCGCCAAGGTATTGGGGGTTAAAGCCACCATCGTCATGCCTAAAACCACGCCCGAGATCAAGATTGAAGGCGTACGTTCGCGTGGCGGGATTGTGGTGCTGCACGGAGACTCCTTCCCGGAAGCCTTGGCTTACTCGCTGCAATTGGTCGAGCAAGAAGGCTACGTTTACGTCCACCCGTACGATGATCCGCACACCATCGCCGGGCAGGGCACCGTGGCGATGGAAATTTTGCGCCAACACCCGGCACCCCTGGATGCGATTTTCGTGCCGGTGGGCGGTGGCGGATTGATTGCGGGTATTGCTGCGTACGTGAAGTACCTGCGACCAGACATCAAGATCATTGGCGTCGAGCCCGATGATTCCAACTGCCTGCAAGCCGCGATGGCAGCGGGCGAGCGCGTGGTCTTGCCGACCGTCGGGATCTTCGCCGATGGCGTGGCGGTGGCCCAGATTGGCCAGCACACGTTCGATATCTGCAAAGACTATGTCGATGAAGTGATCACCGTCAGCACCGATGAAATCTGTGCTGCCATCAAAGATATTTTCGACGACACCCGCTCGATCACTGAGCCTGCGGGCGCGCTGGGTGTGGCAGGGATCAAAAAATACGTCGAGCAACGTGGTGTGCGCGGCCAGACACTGGTTGCCATCGACTCGGGTGCCAACGTCAACTTCGACCGTTTGCGCCATGTGGCCGAGCGTGCCGAACTGGGTGAAGGCCGCGAAGCGATCATCGCGGTGACCATCCCGGAAGTGCCAGGCAGCTTCAAAGCGTTCTGCCAGGCGGTCGGCAAGCGCCAGATCACTGAGTTCAACTACCGCTACCACACGGGCAGCGAAGCCCACATCTTTGTCGGTGTGCAGACGCACCCCGAGAACGACCCGCGCAGTGCCTTGCTGGCCAGCCTGACTGAACAAGGCTTTCCGGTGGTCGACCTGACTGAAAACGAATTGGCCAAGCTGCACATCCGCCACATGGTCGGCGGGCACGCGGCCAAGGTCAGTGATGAGTTGCTGTTTCGCTTCGAATTTCCGGAGCGTCCGGGTGCGCTGTTTAACTTCCTCAACAAACTGGGCGGGCGCTGGAACATCTCGATGTTCCATTACCGCAACCATGGCGCGGCAGATGGCCGTGTGATGGCGGGGCTGCAAGTGCCGGCTGACGAGCGTCATCTGGTGCCAGCGGCGCTGGCTGAAATCGGCTACCCGTATTGGGATGAAAGTGATAACCCGGCTTATCAACTGTTTCTTGGCTGA
- a CDS encoding SdiA-regulated domain-containing protein, with translation MATDPQLTPPARRPSRFGRWYYWLLVLAALLYGLASIMHWDDRGALWVLEQFESPMEQNESVWLPDYTAVIDAKPLPGMEKDEASDLAYNPLSNTLFSVMGKNPFLVELTLDGDVLRKIPLVGWSNPEGLTVMENGLLAIVDERKHMLSIIKVEPDTKSLNVDDFPKYDLGPSKNQNKAFEAIAWDPRRQQLLLGEERPPAMFVWKSDGSQVLIGDKQKVPSDELDLRNLSGLSMDPRTGHTLVLSADSHLLLELDELGEQVSFMTLLRGFNGLKNTIPRAEGVAIDNNGTLYMVSEPNLFYRFEKKAK, from the coding sequence ATGGCTACAGACCCTCAGCTGACCCCTCCCGCGCGTCGACCTTCTCGCTTTGGCCGTTGGTATTACTGGCTATTGGTGCTGGCTGCGCTGCTCTATGGGCTGGCGTCAATCATGCACTGGGATGACCGTGGGGCACTGTGGGTGCTGGAGCAGTTTGAGAGCCCGATGGAGCAGAATGAAAGCGTGTGGTTGCCTGACTATACGGCGGTCATTGATGCCAAGCCGTTGCCGGGGATGGAGAAGGACGAAGCGTCGGATCTTGCCTACAACCCCTTGAGCAATACGTTGTTCTCCGTGATGGGCAAAAATCCGTTTCTGGTGGAGTTGACCCTCGACGGCGACGTGCTGCGCAAAATCCCGCTGGTGGGCTGGAGCAACCCGGAAGGTTTGACGGTGATGGAGAATGGCCTGCTGGCGATTGTCGATGAGCGCAAACACATGCTGAGCATCATCAAAGTCGAGCCTGACACTAAAAGCCTGAACGTTGATGACTTCCCGAAGTACGACCTTGGGCCTTCCAAAAACCAGAACAAAGCCTTCGAAGCCATCGCCTGGGACCCGCGTCGCCAGCAGTTGTTGTTGGGTGAAGAGCGCCCACCGGCCATGTTTGTGTGGAAAAGCGATGGCAGCCAGGTGCTCATCGGGGACAAGCAAAAAGTGCCCAGCGATGAGCTCGATCTGCGTAATTTGTCGGGATTGAGCATGGACCCGCGCACCGGCCACACGCTGGTGCTGTCTGCGGACTCGCACCTGCTGCTCGAACTCGATGAGCTGGGTGAGCAAGTCAGCTTCATGACCTTGCTTCGTGGGTTCAATGGTCTGAAAAACACCATTCCTCGGGCCGAAGGCGTGGCGATTGATAACAACGGCACCCTGTACATGGTGAGCGAGCCCAACTTGTTCTACCGTTTCGAGAAGAAGGCCAAGTAA
- a CDS encoding DUF2269 family protein has product METFTALKLLHGVSTLLLFISALVLLVVVIRRRRAGDAFLAGGLVRRPWAFLWGLMGLCLLALPVSGWFLVHMSGWPLSQLWLLGGSSLYLLGGLSWLWLLVRLNRLRLGRMAKYPGFTVVLAAFCAICFIAIAAMMGAKPV; this is encoded by the coding sequence ATGGAAACGTTCACCGCGTTAAAACTGCTGCATGGTGTGTCGACACTGCTGCTGTTTATCAGCGCGCTTGTACTGTTGGTTGTGGTGATTCGCCGTCGGCGTGCCGGTGACGCCTTCCTGGCGGGTGGCCTGGTGCGCCGCCCGTGGGCGTTTCTCTGGGGGCTGATGGGCCTGTGCTTGCTGGCGCTGCCGGTGAGTGGCTGGTTTTTGGTGCACATGTCGGGTTGGCCGCTGAGCCAGCTGTGGTTGCTGGGCGGGAGCAGTCTGTACCTGCTGGGTGGCTTGAGCTGGTTGTGGCTGTTGGTGCGCCTCAACCGCCTGCGGCTGGGGCGAATGGCCAAATACCCGGGCTTTACCGTGGTGCTGGCGGCTTTTTGTGCGATTTGCTTTATCGCAATTGCGGCCATGATGGGCGCAAAACCGGTTTAA
- a CDS encoding SdiA-regulated domain-containing protein encodes MRRVNRSTFLFMSVLLAALIAAGFAAQHYRLFERTWFNLSQLWQPAHPDSINLGEYRAVLQGQAIDGLEDNVSALTFDPLRKTLFTVTNKKTELVELSLDGRIVRRIPLVGFGDAEAIEFIGENTYVITDESQQRLIKVTIDDNTRVLNAADAEQLTLGINPLGNKGFEGLAYDSVGKRLFVAKERDPMLIYEVRGFPHDNPRQPYATHVVTNPRRDARLFVRDLSSLQFDERSGHLLALSDESKLLLELDINGRPISTLSLRKGRHGLEKSVPQAEGVAMDDEGTVYVVSEPNLFYVFKKP; translated from the coding sequence ATGCGCCGTGTTAATCGTTCTACCTTCCTTTTTATGAGCGTGTTGCTTGCGGCCTTGATCGCCGCAGGCTTCGCTGCGCAGCATTACCGTTTGTTCGAACGCACCTGGTTCAACCTCAGCCAGCTATGGCAGCCCGCGCACCCTGACAGCATCAATCTGGGTGAGTACCGCGCCGTGCTGCAAGGCCAGGCAATCGATGGCCTTGAAGACAATGTTTCTGCGCTGACCTTCGACCCATTGCGCAAAACCCTGTTTACCGTGACTAACAAAAAAACCGAATTGGTCGAGTTGTCGCTCGATGGGCGGATCGTTCGGCGTATACCGTTGGTCGGGTTTGGTGATGCCGAGGCCATTGAGTTCATTGGCGAGAACACTTATGTGATCACCGATGAATCTCAGCAGCGCTTGATCAAAGTGACGATCGATGACAACACCCGCGTACTGAATGCCGCCGATGCCGAGCAATTGACACTTGGGATCAACCCGCTGGGCAATAAGGGGTTTGAAGGCCTGGCCTACGACTCGGTTGGCAAGCGTTTGTTTGTGGCCAAAGAGCGTGATCCGATGCTGATATATGAGGTGCGCGGTTTTCCTCATGACAACCCGCGACAACCTTATGCCACTCACGTGGTGACCAACCCGAGGCGTGATGCGCGGTTGTTTGTACGTGACTTGTCGAGCTTGCAGTTTGACGAACGCAGCGGGCACTTACTGGCGCTGTCGGATGAGTCGAAGTTGCTGCTGGAGCTGGATATAAACGGGCGCCCGATCAGCACGTTGTCGCTGAGAAAGGGCCGTCATGGTCTGGAAAAATCAGTGCCGCAAGCAGAAGGCGTCGCCATGGACGACGAGGGGACGGTGTATGTGGTGAGTGAGCCGAACCTGTTTTACGTGTTCAAGAAACCTTGA